A stretch of DNA from Cannabis sativa cultivar Pink pepper isolate KNU-18-1 chromosome X, ASM2916894v1, whole genome shotgun sequence:
ataataaaaaaagattaatgttattttattattctgaGATGaataaaaatagagataaagaagaagaagctttccCCCCTTAGTGGAATGAATAACAAATACCAAttaatctctctctctttctctctctctctctcaaagtAGAACAAATTCAGAATTGAAAATCAAAGGAGAACAAGATATATCTCCCATCCTAAAAAACTATTTTAGCCTTAGaaactaaattaaattaaattagaaaaaataataataataactaacaagaagaaattttctctcttttttttaggCCCTTGGACTGAGTGAGAGAGTAATGTCTTGAAACACCTTAAGCCTCTTTTCAATGACTttaccattattattattattatgatgatTGTCACTTGTTGTTGTTGGGTCACCTAAAACAGCTGCAAGAATTGCATCTTCAAAGTCCTTGTTATCAGGCAATGAGGATAACATATCATTATTCATCTTCTGAGCTGATGAAACTGAGTTGTTAGACAGTTTTCTAGTCTTGTTATTCTCTGATAAAACAACAGCTGCAACAGAAACTGGTTTTGTGTTCTCacatgttgttgttgttgttgttatgaTTCCCATTGAATTGGTAGCTGCATTTCCTGATCTTGTTCTCTTAAGGGTCTCAGGAAATTGATGAGAAGTTGAAGAACAAAGTGGCTCTCTTGTGAATTTAGTTGAGTAATATGGTTGTGCAGCAATGTTCAGTGAGTTCAAAATACTTGGATgcagttgttgttgttgctgttgttttgttgttgtttttggcATTGCTAATatgttagaattggcattttcgTCTGCGAAATCGTCTTGTGAGAGTGTTTTGATTGaatctgttgttgttgttgttggaaaAGTGATGTGATCTTTGCAAGGTTGAGGTTGCCAAATTGATGACGAGCCAAGGAAAGCATCGAAAAGGCGACTTTGTTCGACTCTATCACCTCCTTTGTTCAACATTTCTGATTCAAGATCTTTGAGCATTTGTTGTGCTCTTTCATAGGCTTTGAGATGGGAATCTGTGCCTCTTGGACCATCTGCCATGGCGGGTTTAACACGGCGGAGATTCTCTTTTGCCTCCGTTATTCGGCCTTGTTTCATTAAGCAAATACCAAGGTTGCACATTTTGTTGTTGTCTGGTGAAATTGCTAATGCTCTTCTGTAAGCATCTTCTGCTTCAATGTAGTTGTTTTGTTGCATCAATGCCCATCCTAAATTCCCCTGAAGAAAACAAACATAACACAAAGTGTCACAACAATAAGATTAGTGCTAAAAAGTCGTGCCTAACAGTAATGTTCAAACAATAAACATTTTGGTACTAAAACTAATGAAA
This window harbors:
- the LOC115702666 gene encoding protein POLLENLESS 3-LIKE 2 codes for the protein MLQDMWNAPPGFRPTKSAPSSPAKPIGVSRTRSESFHVTHKVPVGDTPYVRAKNVQLVDKDPEKAIPLFWAAINSGDRVDSALKDMAIVMKQQNRAEEAIEAIKSLRHRCSDQAQESLDNILLDLYKRCGRLDDQIALLRHKLYLIQQGLAFNGKRTKTARSQGKKFQVSVEQEATRLLGNLGWALMQQNNYIEAEDAYRRALAISPDNNKMCNLGICLMKQGRITEAKENLRRVKPAMADGPRGTDSHLKAYERAQQMLKDLESEMLNKGGDRVEQSRLFDAFLGSSSIWQPQPCKDHITFPTTTTTDSIKTLSQDDFADENANSNILAMPKTTTKQQQQQQLHPSILNSLNIAAQPYYSTKFTREPLCSSTSHQFPETLKRTRSGNAATNSMGIITTTTTTCENTKPVSVAAVVLSENNKTRKLSNNSVSSAQKMNNDMLSSLPDNKDFEDAILAAVLGDPTTTSDNHHNNNNNGKVIEKRLKVFQDITLSLSPRA